The Alcaligenes aquatilis genome contains the following window.
GGGTGCACGCATCAGTGGTGCGCTATCGATGATGCCGCCGGGCAAAATGGCGGGAAATTGGGTTTGCGCCCAGCGCACAATAGAGACGGCAGGGCTGTTCAAAAGCACGCGGGCCGAAGGAGCTCGCCAGACCAGTTGTTCAACAAGGCCATTGGGGCGATAAGCGGTGTCACCGATGCCGTCACCGTTCAGGTCAAAGGCGCTGTGATCGCTCCAGTAATTACCCCGGTCCTTGCTGGACCATTCCAGGTAGCGGGTGCCGACATACTTCACCTGGTTCTGATTCTGGATGAAGGCGTTTTCCGTGATTTCATTGCCTTCGGAACCGGCGGTGTAGTGCACCCCGATCTGGGTGTTCTGAACCAGGTTGCCGGAGATTTTGTTGAAGTTGGCGTTGTAGAGAAAAACGCCTTTCTCGGCCCCGTCCACGATATTGTCGGTAATAGTCGATTGCTGGGCGGCGTTGAGCATCAAGCCCTGATGCGTGCTATTGATGCTGATGTTTTCACGTACCGTCAGGAACTGCGAAAACATCAGGGCATAAGCAATGTCATTGCCGATGGAGACATTGCTGCTGACTTCGCTGTTATTGGTGTACATGTAGTGCACCGCATAGCGCAGTTGGGTAAAGCGGTTATGGCTAAAGACATTGTCGCGGCTGGCATTGGAAAAAATCCCGTCGCGACCCCAGGAGATATCGTTGTGCAAAATGCGTGAGCCGGGGGAGTTCCAGACCGTCACGCCATTGCCGCGCTCGTTCAAACGCAGCTCTTTATTGCCCACGATGGTGTTGTGTTGCACCAGTGCGTTATGGGGCCCCCAAACGTAAACCCCCACCAGATTGTCGAGAATGTCGTTGTGTTCGATCAGGGCGTTATGGGCGGGTTTATCCAGGAAGATGCCCGCATCCATGTCGGGCAGGCTCAAGCCGGAATTACGCACGGTAATCTGACGTATCTGCACATCTTCCGCCTGCACCCACACCGTGCGGCCTTCACGTTCGCCCATCAACACGGCTTGCCGGTTGCTGGGGCCTTGAAGCGTTAAAGGTTTGTTCACGATGATATTGCCCTGATACGTGCCGGGGGCCAACACCAGGATGTCGCCGGGCTGGGCAGCATCGATGGCGGTTTGCAGCGCGGTATCGGCAGGCACTTCAATGGTGGCCGCTTGAACGGCAGCCAGGGCACTGGCCGCCAGGGCCAGGACCGTCAACCGCTTGAAGGCCAGCTTGCGCCCAGAGGCTGGGCACAAGCACCGTGTACGGGTGGGGAGCAGGTGAAAAGACGTCATGTCACCGTCAGGCTTTGGGTTTCACATTCATCTGACCGGACATTTCCATGTGCAAGGCGTGGCAGAACCACTGGCAGTAGTACCAATGCACACCGGGGCGGGAGGCCGTGAAGGTGACCGAGCTGGTTTGCTGCGGTCCAATTTCCATGGCTACGCCGTAGCCGGACAAGGTGAAGCCGTGGGTCAAGTCCTCGATCATTTCCATATTGGTGACGACAACGGTGACTTCATCGCCCTGATTGACCTCGAAGCTGGGCACGGAGAACACGGGCGCTACGGCGGTCATGTAGACCCGTACCTTGTTGCCATCACGGATGACTTTGGAGGCACCTTCCAGGGTGACGCCATCTTTCTCGGCCATTTTCCGCGCACCATCCCACCAGGGGTCGTCGCGGGTCCAGACGCGCTTGGGTCGTACCTTCTCGGCGGCAACCAGTAGCATGTCGTGCGGTTCGGCAAAGCTTGGGCCGTCGTGAACCAGCTTCATCTCGTCGCCCGAAATATCGATCAGTTGATCGTTTTCTGGTTTGAGTGGACCTACGTTCAGGAAGCGGTCTTTGGAGAACTTGTTCAGTGACACCAGCCACTTGCCATCGGCCTCTTTGGTCTCGCCCATGGTGGTGTGGTTGTGACCGGGTTGGTAGTGCACGTCCAGCTTCTGGATGATGGGATCGACGTCCTTGCCCTGGTAGGCTTCAATCGCCTTGGCAATGTTCCACTTTACGATCTGGCTGTCGATGAATAAGGTGGTGTAGGCATTGCCACGGCCATCATAGGCGGTGTGCAACGGGCCCAGGCCC
Protein-coding sequences here:
- a CDS encoding nitrous oxide reductase family maturation protein NosD; translated protein: MTSFHLLPTRTRCLCPASGRKLAFKRLTVLALAASALAAVQAATIEVPADTALQTAIDAAQPGDILVLAPGTYQGNIIVNKPLTLQGPSNRQAVLMGEREGRTVWVQAEDVQIRQITVRNSGLSLPDMDAGIFLDKPAHNALIEHNDILDNLVGVYVWGPHNALVQHNTIVGNKELRLNERGNGVTVWNSPGSRILHNDISWGRDGIFSNASRDNVFSHNRFTQLRYAVHYMYTNNSEVSSNVSIGNDIAYALMFSQFLTVRENISINSTHQGLMLNAAQQSTITDNIVDGAEKGVFLYNANFNKISGNLVQNTQIGVHYTAGSEGNEITENAFIQNQNQVKYVGTRYLEWSSKDRGNYWSDHSAFDLNGDGIGDTAYRPNGLVEQLVWRAPSARVLLNSPAVSIVRWAQTQFPAILPGGIIDSAPLMRAPDNPVWERYKANHDSIQ